The DNA region CCTTTGGCTTCCAGAGCAATCCAGACTCGTTGCGAAAAGGGGCTAATCGGCTGCCGTTAGCAATGAGAGCTGAAGAGGGTCGAACGGCATTGCTCGCCTACCAGAAACAGGATGCGTAAAACTTGATCACGCCTTCTTTGGCATGCTTCTTTGCGGTCTCGGCGGCAAGCCCCGTTGCCTTCCAAGGTGATAATGACGACGGCTTTGGTGGGCGTTTCACATCCTTTTGTCGTTTCGACCGCTTCCgttccctctcctgctcGGCCAACTCTCGATGTCTTGTGCTCTTCTTGATTTGATCACTCCTTGCCAAGTCGTGTTTGTGCTCTGCAGGTTTGCCGTCGCCAACGCCGTTTGTGACACTTCCGTTGATGCGTTGAAAAGTGTAAAAAACTTGGTCCTGATGTCGGATACGCGCAAGAGCCTGCCCAAGTTCCGGATTGTTCGTGGCGGCAGCTTCCAGTTCTGCAGTAGAACCTGGCTCATACTTGGTGATTTTTATCTTGACATCGCACAAGCCAAGACCGCGAGCATTTcgtttcctcttcttcttcaggggGTCATCTGACTTTTTGGTTCCCGAAGGGCGGCCCTTGAGACGACAGTCATAATACTTCGCTTCAAAGGGCTTGCTCTTGTACTGTTGCGTCGAGCGGTGGCTGTAAATGTTGTCGATCCAGGGGAAGTACGTCTCGTACCTTGAAGCCGTTGTGTTCCGTTGAGTATACCATATTCACACAAGACAAATGAAAGGCTCAGACTCACTCCTCGTTGCTCAGTAACACCATATCCTCCAGATCAAACAACTTTTGTCTCCATGCTTTGACCGCCGAGGACTCCTCTCTCAGCGGAGTGACGCCATGCCCATGGTGTGATGTTGGCTGAGCGGGTGAGTTTGGTGTCACTGCAGGTGAGCTCAAGCCGTCAAAAAGGCCAGGCGTAGTAGAAGACGCAGGTGTGTCGGTATGCCTCCCGACCTCCTGGCCTTGGCGCTGATGAGGCAGTTGCTTTCTCTggtgtgtttgttgctgtcgaTGCTGGTGTGCTTCATGTGCCACGGTACTGATTTCAGATCGACGGTTGTTATAGTTGCTGGCATACCCACTCAAGTCAGCGGGAAAGACAGGACTATTACCCGGAAAACTATCAACTCGTGGCACACTTAGAGCAGGTAGGCCATGGGTCGAGTGAGAGTGTTGGATTTGTTGCGAATCCCCAGCTTCCCGGCCGCTGTGAAGGTGAAGTTGATGCTGCGGTCCGTGATGTGGGTGTAAGAGCAGTGGGGAGCGGCTTGAAGAACGGGGCCCAGCTTCAACGCCAGGCACATACAATGAATCCATGATCGGTTTTCGCAGACATAACTCGAGACGGAGCCTTGCGTGTGAATATACACAGGCTTCAACTTGCAGTGGTCATGATACTCTTCTTAACCAAGCTTAGTCCCCAGTGACGAATCACGAGTAGGCCACCACTCCTGGCATGCAGTTAGTCTGAAGAATCCTAACTGCCGTATGAGATATCGAGAACCGTGGAGGGCAGGGTGAAGGATGCCGGGCGTCGGCAGCGGCAAAGAGGAAGTCTGCTGAAAGGCTGAAGGCCAGTCGAGGGGTTGCCTTGCCGTTGCACGGACCACATATATCAGCCTGGAGGGGCTTGGCGCCCATGATCACAGTGCCTCGTTCCCGAACGAGAGGTGAGATTGGGGATGTTGGTATGCTGATTTATTATATCAGGCACCTATAGAGCGCCCGATTCGATGATGATAGTAAGGTAGCAAGTGCTGCTCCAAGAACCTAACTCTCTGTTGTTCTATATCCAACTTGGCGCAATCCTCAGCCATACTACTCCAACTGTTGTTATAGACACTACTATGAATAGTCGTCTCTGTTTTCCGACCGGGTGCCGCTGATAATGCTCCCCGCATCACTGGCTGATTGACCCTCCAGCTCTGAATCGCTCCCTCCAATACGTCTCGAAGCATCGCCTATCGGCCTGAATACACCACTCGAGGGTATCTCTAGTCTCGCCATAAGCCCGTTCCctgccaacacccccctgtCCGGTCGTCCCCGTGTTGAGATGTTTACCATTTCCATAGCTTCTCGAAGCGTATCTCCAGTCTCATCAAGCGCAGCCAAAAAGCGCGCGAGCTCCTTGCATAGCTCCCAATCCCCTTCGAGCATTGCTCGACTCAACAGGCGCACACTCTGTTCGCTCACAGTCGCCAACTCGTCAAATGTATGAAGAACCAGGAGGTACCCGCCCGCTGTCTTGAGGCTCCCACGCTGAAGGCTTTCTTCGAACAGCtcctggggggggggtagATAGGCGAATAAGGTGCGCCAGGAGCGAAGTTCGGTTTTGCGTGTACATTGCACAACAATGTCGAGGTACTGCTTGAAGCATGACAGAAGAGACAGCACACGAGGCAGAATTGCATTCTCAGGTGCCGGAGGCGGATGCGCGTCCACTTCCTCGTCCAAGACATGATGCAGCAGCACCTCGAGAGCGTGCGCAAAATATTCAAGGTGCTCATGCTCCCGGGCAAGTTGTAACGCCTCTGTAGACTTATTCGCAACCAAATATGACCGGAGGATATCGGGTAGGAAAAGGTGTGTCTGCAGACAGTGTTAGTCGAAGGTGTCTGGATTAAATTCATCTGAGAAACCCTTACCCTGATACAAAAACGGAAGAATGAAAAATTGATATCACGGCGTTGAATCAGCTCTGATTCGACACCGAGGATGATCGCCTTTCCGAGAAGTGTCGAAAGCGGATAGAAGTCGACAGGTATAGAAATCATGGATGGTATGTCCCTTGACACTTCCCCCGATATCGCCTTCAGCACGGGATCCATATCCGCCCAGGCTTTGAGCTCGGTGCCATCAAAGATCCAGAGAGAATCCTGCAGACTTGGATCGGAGGGCCCGTTTTGAAGTTCGCCTGATCTCTGCGAGGCCACTTCCAAGAACGGCTGGTCCCTCATACTGGTATAATACTCGACATTGTGACAGATGACACGCATGTCGTATTTCAGGTTATTCTCTTG from Podospora pseudoanserina strain CBS 124.78 chromosome 1, whole genome shotgun sequence includes:
- a CDS encoding hypothetical protein (COG:O; EggNog:ENOG503NZ0D); the protein is MDSLYVPGVEAGPRSSSRSPLLLHPHHGPQHQLHLHSGREAGDSQQIQHSHSTHGLPALSVPRVDSFPGNSPVFPADLSGYASNYNNRRSEISTVAHEAHQHRQQQTHQRKQLPHQRQGQEVGRHTDTPASSTTPGLFDGLSSPAVTPNSPAQPTSHHGHGVTPLREESSAVKAWRQKLFDLEDMVLLSNEEYETYFPWIDNIYSHRSTQQYKSKPFEAKYYDCRLKGRPSGTKKSDDPLKKKRKRNARGLGLCDVKIKITKYEPGSTAELEAAATNNPELGQALARIRHQDQVFYTFQRINGSVTNGVGDGKPAEHKHDLARSDQIKKSTRHRELAEQERERKRSKRQKDVKRPPKPSSLSPWKATGLAAETAKKHAKEGVIKFYASCFCPFSQRVWIALEAKGFDYRYCEIYPLQKPKPTLLLEANPRGLVPAIRQGDWACAESTVILEYVGVVPTWALMLRRDTPSVLTSELKKLVDSGHGNLVLLPTDARLKANCRLWIEFINSRIVPSFYLLVSATEEEPKRQAAEKLERDIAELVQHAEENGPFFLGDHFSLVDIHLAPFAIRLPYLLRQLPGWTQPLLEMRWKKWVDALEQNEYVKNTTSKPELYEKSMGDLIKAFQARFQGGDV